The following is a genomic window from Perognathus longimembris pacificus isolate PPM17 chromosome 20, ASM2315922v1, whole genome shotgun sequence.
TCACACACAATGACCTTCTCCAATCATTGGCTCCCCCACTTCCATCCACAGACAAACAGTAATAGATGTCCCTTGGCACAGCTCTCAAAAGTTAAGAGAGTTGAAAGTTAGCTCTGTAAAAGGGAAGACAGCAAGATACACCGGTCCCTACACAAAGTACAAAATTTTGTCAAAGCAGAAGGCCTGTTCAGCCTGTCTCCCACATGACACATGAAGATGAGCTTGGAGAAATGTATGGCTTTCTTCTCAGGTACGCTGTTTGCCTCTTCACAGAACAGATCCTATAGACACAGTGAAATAATCTAAACGAAGCTCAAGGTGCAGGTTGTAATTCATATTTCATGCCTCTGGTGTTTCAATTTATGATGCTGAATAAAAGACTGTCCTCCCAGTATGGCTAAATATCAGCATTGAGTTATGCTGAGCCCATCTTAGAGCTACATCAACTTCATGCAACAGATAGGGACAAGCGCCACTGGCCTCTGATTTCTCTCCTAACTCAGCAGGACAGGACCACCCATACACCAGCCCTCTCACCTGGACATCTTCCTGCAAGTGGATGGACATTCTGTCCCCCGGAGACACTTGTGGGTCAATCTTGCCTATGTTCATAGGGTAGAATGTGCCTTCAGAGGTCTTCTGCCACCGCACAATGTCAAATTGTGTAACCAGATCTCCATCAGCATCAAACAGAATCTCTCGGCCATCAGGAGTCTTGAAGTGCACCTTCCTGAGGGAATGGAGAAGCTGGGGAAGGAAGGTGCTATTGTAGACAATGGTGATGGCCACTGGCCACTGTGAGGAGCTGGCGTGGCTAAAGACAATGCCAGCTCTCCACCAGGCATATGGGATCAAAGATAGCCCGTGACATTTGCAGAGTCTCAAAAAGTATTTTTGCTAACTCATGAAATTAGGAATTTTCATGAATAATAATTTAGGTTATGCTTACCATTGTCATAAAGCAGAACTCAAATATGTTtctgagtcaggcactggtggctcatgcctgtaatcttagtttctcaggagactgagatctgaggcttcaagttcaaagccagctcaggcagaaaagtccatgagacttttctctagttaaccaccagaaaaccagaggtggcactggggctgaaagtggaaaagtgctagccttgggcaaaaccaCTTGGGatcagagctcaggtcctgaaggacaaaaaagaaaagaaaaggagagaagggaaggaggaaaggagagagagactcAGCCAATACCTTAGTGTTCTCCTTTAAGGATGCCATTGATCAAAATTAATAACTTGACTTCTAGAATTTAACCTCCTTTACACaactaagtaaaaacaaaaataagaaaatataaagggctacaaatgtggcttagtgtaaagtgcttacctaacatgcatgaagccctgaattcaatgccTTAGCAccgcaaaaacagaaaaagatgcaagtggcactgtaactcaagtggcagagtgctatccttgagcaaaaagtagtcagggacagtgctcaggccctgagttcaagccccaggactgacaaaaaaaagaaagaaagaaatataaagtcaATTTAAAAGATGTATTGTATTACAATGCATCTGACACGTTCAATTGAAACCCATTTTTACAGCATAGACATCCTTGCTGAAGAGCCCAGTCTCTGATGGAGGGTTCTGTTGTCCATCCTCCCCAAATCACCAATTCCACACATTGCTCGCTCACCTGCCACGGCTGGAAGTGCCCAGGATCTGCACATGTCCCATGCCGGTCCTCATTGGCTAGCAGGTTGTGCAGGGCATGGGCAATGCTATAGACAGCCATGTAGGCGACATCACTTTGACTCAATTCCTGGAAAGGAAGCTCCTGGCCTCTCATACTCTCATTTCCTGAGCATACATGGTCAACTTTTGCCAGTGTGGTGTTCCGATGGGACCATGTACATTGAAAGGTGACCTTCCAGAACCCATCTATGAACATGTCCTCTGGGGTCCTGCTGGGGTGAAGGCCAGCAAGGAACTCCTGGAACCCGGGTACTGGGTTGCTGTAATGCAGAAGGCCAAATGCGCCATATAATATCTTGGAGACACCTGGCACAGTCAGTGCATTAGCCATGTGCTGTGTATCTGGGCTAACCAAGACCCAGCCCTTGATACCATGCTTCAGCAAGACCTGCAGGATGAGCTGAAAATTGGAGTTGTTCACAAAGACCAGAACAACAGTGGCGGTGCATCTCTCCATATTCTCTACAACTAATCGAGTCTTCTCCTGAGATGTCTGTGAAGGGACTTGGAAGTTGAACTCAACACAGGCACCAGCCTGGATGAGCTTCTGGGTGGCCAGAGAGCTGGCCTGCTGCCCAAAGTCATCATCTTGGGCCAGGATGCCCACCCAGGACCATGCCAAATACAACACCAGCTGAGTCACTGCTTGGGTAAACGTGATGTCACTGGGTATGGtccggaggaaggaaggaaattgagtCTTGTCACTGAGGAATGGCAGTGTAGATGAGTAACTGATCTGTCAGGGAAGGCCCAAGCAATAGGGAGAGGAGATGAGAATGAGGGTGCAGGTGTTGGCTGATTGTAAGATTTAAACAAGGGCAGGAACAGAGCAAAAGTCAATGAATTGCCCGCAATGCATGGCTGCCCAGGGATTGCAAACTTTGTTGCTGTAAGTTCTACAGCCTCCTAGGAGCCATGAACTGGAACATGATCAGCTCCCATGAATCATGATCACCTCTTAGGAATCATGGGGTTGCCATCACATGTCCACACCCAGTATCTGAGGCTCACCAAGGCCTTGTGAAAGCGTGGGGCTTGCTAGGAAGGAAGTCTTGACACGTGCATCTCTAACCATCTCCAGCTGATGACAATCCTTGCCATGCATTTCTGAATTGCAAAGTCCTATCTCACAATGGACTTAGTTAACACTGTTGAAAACACTGACCTTTAACCAGCACCATCACCCTCCATTTCCCTCACCCACTATTCAGATTAATCTTTGCTGTGTTCTTCCTCATTCCAAGAGGGCTttcatgagttcttttttttttttttttttgccagtcctgggccttggcctcagggcctgagcactatccctggcttgtttttggtcaaggctagcactctgccacttgagccatagtgccacctctggccattttctatatatgtgggaatagaacccagggcttcatatatatgaggcaaacactcttgccactaggccactttcCTAGCCCTTTCATGAGTACTTGGAGATACTGCTCTGAAAAATTTGGAACCAGGCCTTGACATCTAGAGTTTTGGGATCTACATAGTATGAGAGATATCAAGGACTCTGGTTTCCCAAGTTTTAaatgtttcattgttttttcagGAAAGAGACCATGTAATGTGCAAAGCAGATTAGGCCCTTGGAGCTGTTGTCCAGTAGGGGTTCTATTTTCTCTTAAGCAATGGCCAGGATGCACAGGAACTGCTTAGACTGCAACTGGGGTGAATGTCTAACTCTCCTTGTCTTATTGCAGAACCTGCTTCTGCCACCAGAGGCCAGATGAAGGCTCCTGTCAGGGATCCTAGACGCCAGCTGACAGGCTTTGGGGAAGGTTTGGACACTCAGGGATCTGAACAAATCAATGGACTAACTCTTTGATGGATTCAAATATGATGGCATTTGGGGTAGTGGATAGTAGGGGCAGGGCCTAGTCAGGGAGAGCAGGCCACAGGCTGCAGCCTGCAAAGTTGAATCTTGCTCTCAGGTGctccttctgcttctgcctctctGCTTCCCAGACAGTGTGAAGTGAGCTTTCTCTTCTAACACCCCCTGCACCTGAGGCTCTGCATCACCGTGGACATAGAAACATCTAAGCCAGCAACGGGCAATAAACCAGAGAAATCACAAGCCAAGGTTAATCTCTCCTTTTAGTTGCCTCTCCCAGGGATCTTGTCACAGTAGTGAATACCTCGCTAGCACAGGGGCCATAGGATTTGGGGCAAAGGATAAACAAGAGTTGCCATTGGATCCACCATTCTACCCACACACACCCTCAAAATGAGGCTCTGCCAGGGAGAACCTTGCTGGGCAGGGAGTGCAATCACAGTCACCTAGTCCCACAGAAAGCAGCTCAGTTTCATCCCTACCTCCATCACACAGTCCCCTGTCACAATCACTGCTGGGGGGAGACGTTGAGGAGGACTCACCTGGGGAAACTTGTACAGCCCGAGAAGCCTGGCCATGGACACAGACAGGGCTGACCTTGTGTCCCCCACCACGGCAACTTTGGGGGGGCCAGACCCACAGAAGTAGTTGGGGACCGGCTCCTCCTGCCCCGTGAGGAAGCCGATGGTCTCATGGAGAGCTCCGTGTACTGAGTCCCCAGAGTTGCGGATGGAGAAGCCCAAGGTCAGATTGGGCAACAGGTGGACGCTCCTGTTGATTTCCTCAATGGCAAAGACAAAACTTTGGGCCACCCGGTAGCCCCAATTGGAAACGCTGGGGGAAAGAAATGCCCACATTTACCATGAAGACAAGGGCAGGCTGCATACCAGTGCCTCACCTGTaaaccaagctactcaggaggctgagatctaaggatcatggttcacagccagcctgagcaagaaagtccatgagactcttacctccaattaactatccaaaatagctagaattggtgctgtggctctagtggtagagcactcaccttcagcaaaaacactaaggaacagcacccaggccctgagttcaagccccaggattcagaaaaaaagaagaacggGGCACAGTTGGAAAAGGGGCATTTACATTAAGCATACCATAGGGATTCGAGCACATGCATAAAAGGCATGATGCCACATCCCCACAAGGATATGTGTGGAGGTGCAGAGCAGCAGCATTAAGAACAACCAGAAGGAGAAGAGGTGTGAGAGACACTGCAAAGGGGGCCAGGTCTCCTGAGGCAGGAGCACAAGCTTCCGTCCCCTTGCACAACGTGGTGATCAGTTACTACTCACCCATGTCCATTTCAGAGTTTCTGAGCGACAGAGTCAAATGTTCCCATTACAGAAGGACACTAGTGTGGGGGGTgataatgggagaaaatgagtgagggggtaacactgttcaaa
Proteins encoded in this region:
- the LOC125367963 gene encoding vomeronasal type-2 receptor 26-like, which gives rise to MRLCILLLAFLGSLSDAAFSGPTGWRLPGRSPRFDRLGDVEVAGSFSIFHFYDVTSLDFTAPPAGRPYSSVSNWGYRVAQSFVFAIEEINRSVHLLPNLTLGFSIRNSGDSVHGALHETIGFLTGQEEPVPNYFCGSGPPKVAVVGDTRSALSVSMARLLGLYKFPQISYSSTLPFLSDKTQFPSFLRTIPSDITFTQAVTQLVLYLAWSWVGILAQDDDFGQQASSLATQKLIQAGACVEFNFQVPSQTSQEKTRLVVENMERCTATVVLVFVNNSNFQLILQVLLKHGIKGWVLVSPDTQHMANALTVPGVSKILYGAFGLLHYSNPVPGFQEFLAGLHPSRTPEDMFIDGFWKVTFQCTWSHRNTTLAKVDHVCSGNESMRGQELPFQELSQSDVAYMAVYSIAHALHNLLANEDRHGTCADPGHFQPWQLLHSLRKVHFKTPDGREILFDADGDLVTQFDIVRWQKTSEGTFYPMNIGKIDPQVSPGDRMSIHLQEDVQVRGLVSDGPVLHLQVPPSVCSGRCLPGFIQTPKQGAPHCCFHCSPCPEGQFANETDMKSCLLCTEDQYSSPTRDSCLPKTESFLAFDEALGFSLAVVSLMLAGLAVLVLGIFWKHQDSPVVKANNRPLSYLLLVSLSLCALCALLFLGQPTAATCLLRQTTFAVVFTVAVSSILAKTLTVVLAFRVTRPRDRFQVCLGPSASPCVVLMSSLVQVILCAVWLGTSPPFPGRDMASEPRHIVIQCQEGSGVAFYCVLGYLGFLAMGTFCVAFLARGLPDAFNETQFITFSMLLFCSVWTAFLPLYHSARGKSMVAVEIFSILSSTGGLLGGIFLPKCYIILLKPERNTLTWVRQGH